The Candidatus Poribacteria bacterium genome has a segment encoding these proteins:
- a CDS encoding type II toxin-antitoxin system MqsA family antitoxin encodes MKCDIGRKEGARQRYVSRSYGKGESLLVIEDVPTIHCPNCGEGYMTAQTLQVIERIKKLRQTVAPKRRVSVAVFK; translated from the coding sequence ATGAAGTGCGATATAGGCAGAAAAGAGGGCGCGCGTCAGCGCTATGTCTCCCGAAGTTATGGTAAAGGCGAGTCCCTCCTCGTCATCGAAGATGTGCCTACTATCCATTGTCCTAATTGTGGCGAGGGTTACATGACTGCACAGACGCTACAAGTAATTGAACGCATTAAGAAACTTCGTCAGACCGTTGCGCCAAAACGCCGCGTGTCAGTCGCCGTTTTTAAGTAA
- a CDS encoding DUF58 domain-containing protein, with translation MQTSHKYLDPVALSRIGGMELVARLVVEGFVTGLHKSPYQGFSVEFAEHRQYMPGDEIRYIDWKVYGKSDRYYVKKFEEETNLRAYILLDTSASMNYKHTEEGLTKFEYGCYLAATLTYLMLKQRDSVGLALFDTEITQYIPPRGAATHLRAIMSALENATPGQETELSGLFHELAKRIVRRGLVIVISDLLDEPSQVISALKHLRHQKHEVIVFHLLDPAELTFPYTGSVVFRDMETGETLSTQADTLKADYLEKLNQFIQSYRRGCGASQIDYVQLDTATPFDYALSAYLSRRKS, from the coding sequence ATGCAAACATCTCATAAGTACTTAGACCCCGTTGCCCTCTCTCGAATTGGCGGTATGGAACTCGTCGCAAGGCTCGTCGTTGAAGGGTTCGTCACTGGGTTGCACAAGAGTCCTTACCAAGGGTTCAGCGTGGAATTCGCAGAACACCGACAATATATGCCCGGCGATGAGATCCGTTATATCGACTGGAAAGTCTACGGGAAATCGGATCGGTATTACGTCAAAAAGTTTGAAGAGGAGACGAACCTACGCGCATATATCCTCCTTGATACGAGCGCGTCGATGAACTATAAACACACAGAGGAGGGATTGACGAAGTTTGAATACGGCTGTTATCTCGCTGCGACGCTCACGTATCTCATGCTGAAGCAGCGCGACTCTGTCGGTTTAGCACTCTTCGACACGGAGATTACGCAATACATCCCACCGAGAGGTGCCGCAACGCATCTACGAGCGATTATGTCGGCTTTAGAGAATGCCACGCCCGGTCAGGAAACCGAGTTGAGCGGTCTCTTCCACGAACTCGCCAAACGGATTGTGAGACGCGGCTTGGTGATTGTCATCTCCGATCTGCTTGATGAACCTTCGCAGGTTATCTCTGCCCTGAAACACCTGCGTCATCAGAAACATGAAGTCATCGTTTTCCACCTGCTCGATCCTGCCGAACTTACCTTCCCTTATACCGGTTCTGTTGTCTTTCGGGACATGGAAACCGGAGAAACGCTTTCAACACAAGCAGATACGCTGAAAGCGGATTATCTTGAAAAATTGAATCAGTTCATTCAAAGCTATCGTCGTGGGTGTGGCGCGAGCCAGATCGATTACGTCCAACTGGACACCGCCACGCCGTTTGATTATGCGCTGTCGGCATATCTATCAAGGAGAAAATCATGA
- a CDS encoding Gfo/Idh/MocA family oxidoreductase, with protein sequence MKTYRIGILGCRGRGTAAARAYHAHPRTEIIGLCDLVQERLDTLGEEVNVTARFTDLDEMIRQIQPDIVAIPTGTEFHYDLCMRVLEHGVNIEVEKPMCVDLVQADAVIAKAKEEGAQVAVHHQGRVGAPMQTLSRAFDAGKIGELRYMYGSGKGYYGGYGLMNIGTHMLNNMLHFGERCHSIAAHLTTGGKPIMPTDVVPSPSGMGTIAGEYITATLQYEGNVTGTLLQHRFDKMDTNGYTMELYGTEGRLFWGLGGAWWLPTPHYVPDGTHDQWEPLELIYPDHYDPDSSASEADYWFVEDYVNALDEGRPHTCSGTEGRHIIEMMMGIFESAAYGTNVNLPQPDRQHPLLRWREESGLEPPAEMPRAYWDWLTLESERIR encoded by the coding sequence ATGAAAACATATCGGATCGGGATTTTAGGGTGTAGAGGACGTGGGACGGCGGCAGCACGCGCATATCATGCGCATCCGCGCACAGAGATTATCGGACTCTGTGATCTGGTTCAGGAACGTCTCGACACGCTCGGCGAAGAAGTCAACGTCACCGCGCGGTTCACCGATTTAGATGAGATGATTCGGCAAATCCAACCTGACATTGTAGCGATTCCCACCGGCACGGAATTTCACTACGATCTGTGCATGCGCGTGCTGGAGCATGGGGTCAACATTGAGGTCGAAAAACCGATGTGTGTGGATCTCGTGCAGGCAGATGCTGTTATCGCCAAAGCGAAGGAAGAAGGCGCACAGGTCGCCGTCCACCATCAAGGCAGGGTTGGAGCACCTATGCAGACACTCTCACGTGCCTTTGACGCGGGCAAAATCGGTGAGTTGCGCTACATGTACGGTAGCGGGAAAGGCTACTACGGCGGCTACGGCTTGATGAACATTGGCACGCACATGCTTAACAACATGCTCCACTTCGGGGAACGTTGTCATAGTATTGCGGCACACCTGACGACGGGCGGGAAACCGATTATGCCGACAGATGTTGTGCCGTCTCCGAGCGGCATGGGGACAATCGCTGGCGAATATATCACGGCGACGCTGCAGTATGAGGGCAATGTCACCGGTACCCTGCTCCAGCATCGCTTCGACAAAATGGACACCAACGGGTATACGATGGAGCTTTACGGCACTGAAGGACGACTCTTCTGGGGGCTCGGCGGCGCGTGGTGGCTACCGACACCTCATTATGTTCCCGACGGCACACACGACCAGTGGGAACCGTTGGAACTTATCTATCCTGATCATTACGATCCCGATAGTAGCGCGTCGGAAGCGGATTACTGGTTTGTCGAGGACTATGTCAACGCCTTGGATGAAGGCAGACCCCATACGTGCAGCGGCACCGAGGGACGACACATCATTGAAATGATGATGGGTATCTTTGAATCGGCGGCGTATGGCACAAACGTTAATCTTCCACAACCTGATCGGCAACACCCGTTGTTACGGTGGCGTGAAGAATCGGGATTGGAGCCACCTGCAGAGATGCCGAGGGCATATTGGGACTGGCTAACATTGGAGTCCGAACGGATTCGTTAA
- a CDS encoding SUMF1/EgtB/PvdO family nonheme iron enzyme: MRNMILIPAGRLEIGSVDAFYIDTHPVTNLEYQQFLLKNQQWQKPHIEDRFHDGDYLKDWEGNDYPSGTANQPVRWVSWFSAMAYAQWAGKRLPTETEWEYAMRGGFANLKYPIWEWCLDLFDDDFFFAMPRKNPRAGTNEIEWIINNFTDIETLPVRAYTAKASAPPIAYCFHLQTHSTNIVSVVQNQRNNPNLINRARLGNLASGKELIFWVLTNPFGLQC; encoded by the coding sequence ATACCGGCTGGCAGACTTGAAATAGGAAGTGTTGACGCATTCTATATTGACACACACCCTGTGACAAATCTTGAATATCAGCAGTTTCTATTAAAAAACCAGCAGTGGCAAAAACCGCATATTGAGGATAGGTTTCACGACGGGGACTATCTCAAAGATTGGGAAGGCAACGATTATCCGAGCGGGACAGCGAACCAACCCGTGAGGTGGGTAAGTTGGTTTTCGGCAATGGCGTATGCACAATGGGCAGGCAAGAGGCTGCCAACAGAGACAGAGTGGGAATATGCTATGCGCGGCGGGTTTGCCAATCTGAAATATCCGATTTGGGAATGGTGTCTTGACCTATTTGACGACGATTTTTTCTTTGCCATGCCTCGCAAAAATCCACGCGCAGGTACCAACGAGATAGAGTGGATCATAAACAATTTCACAGACATTGAAACGCTACCCGTAAGGGCTTACACAGCAAAGGCATCTGCGCCACCAATCGCTTACTGCTTTCACCTACAAACACACTCTACGAATATAGTTTCCGTTGTGCAGAATCAGCGAAATAATCCGAACCTTATAAACAGGGCGAGGTTAGGAAACCTCGCCAGCGGTAAAGAATTGATTTTCTGGGTGTTAACGAATCCGTTCGGACTCCAATGTTAG